One Candidatus Chazhemtobacterium aquaticus genomic window, TCAAAGGCTTCCTCCGTTACTCCACCCACCAACGTCTATCTTCTGGTGGTGTAACTATCAACAACATCACCATCCCCAACATCTTCCCCAAGAAACCCAACAAGCCCTAGAGCCTACTCACCCTCATCCACGCATTTAGCAATCTCCCAATCTCATTTATTTTCTCCGCTACTACCCCGTATTTCTTAATCGACAAAAACCCTACATCCTTGGCTACTCTCACATATACCCGAAACAAATCAAGATTTACTGAAATCTTCTTCTGTTCCGCTCTCCGATCAGGTTTACTGTTAGCAATAACCGTTAGTCTAATCATTTCCATATTAGTTTTTAGCAAAGCATTTGATAACAAAAACCGTTGCGCTTTAGGAAACCTCGCCACCATCCGATGGGTATACAAGTACAGGTCATATATTTTCTGAAAGATTATCAGCTGATCAATCATATTTTTCTCACCCCCCCAAACCGAAGGCTCCGACTCAAGGTCGGAGCCAGATAACAAGATTTTAAAAGATAGCTACGCCAAATTACTTAGGGGGAGACGGCGCAACGAAAGCCAATATTGCTGCGCCCAGAGTTGCCGGGCGTATTGTTCAGGCTGAGGGTGAAGACACCGGCATTGGAACCGTTGTTCCAATTGGCCCCCCGTAGGAAGGCGTAATCAATATTACTCGACCCTCCCTGATAATATCTACCCACCCTCTTATTCAAATCCCAACTACTATCACTCGGTTTCAGTACGTCATAACTTAAAACACCATAATCACTCACACTCGACCAATCAACCCAACTTGTACCCCCTCCCACCGGCTTATTAGGCCCCCTCACCACATCATCCGTCCATTCCCATACATTACCCGCCAGGTCCCAGATCACCTCGCCATTAGATAAATAATGAGTTCGTCTTTGGGTGGCACCATTGCCACAGGTTGGATCAACATCTTTAGTGACCGTGCCATAGCAGCCTTGGGAATCGTCAGTCGAAGCTTGAAGCGCCAGAGCCGGGCCGTTATCATTATGACCCGCCACCAAATACTGACTTCCCGGACTATTACCACACCCTGTCCCGTTTAAAGCACACCAGTTACTCCCCAACCTCTCCAGATTTCTCGCTATCGTCATCCACTCGTTATTAGTCACCAAATGCCACCCCTGCGTCTGGCAATAAGTCCTGGCATCTACCCCCGATCCGCCAGCATTCTGAGCAATTCTGGCAATCGGTGCCCCTTGAGGCGTTGACACTACATCTCCTCCCATATCCTCTATACATCTACACCCCGACAAAATATTTCCCCACGTATCATAACCAGTGTTGCATGACGCATAAGCACCGCTTGCCGTATCCCCCACCCCGTCACCATCAGCATCACACTTAGCCTGATACTTCATCACACAAAAATCACTCGTTCCATATAGCGGATCACCTGGTACATGAACAAAACCACTAGGACACGCCACCTGAGCATTAGCAGGCTCTAAAGACTGTGTTTTACCAAACTTAACCGCCGCACCAATTACATCCACATACACCTCGAACAAAGTACGATCATAAGCATAAATCAGCACATCATCCATCTTACCGTTAAAGTAATTAGGCGTCGCCCCTGCTCGACCAACAAACACCGACCCCCCCGTTACCGACCATAAAGACAAAGCCGGCGATGACACCAGTCGGCCGTCTACATAAAAACTGGCATTGACCCCATCATATGACACCGCCACATTAGTCCACTCTCCCGCCGATATACCAGCCCCGCTGCTCGTCACCACCGACCCTCCCACTGGCCCGAAGCTCAACTCCCCTCCGCTCGTCATCTGGAAGGTATAACCGTTCGTGTGAGGCTGCGACACAATCGCATAATTACCCAAGGAAGACACATAAACCCAAGCCGAGATCGTCATCGCCCCGCCTAACTGAAACCGTCCGTGATTACCCAGATCAACATAGTCATCACTTCCGTCAAAAAGTAAGGCATAATTGTCATTACCCGCTACCCACTGGCTGTTATCACTCGGGAAATTCACCAATGCCGCTCTGGTATAGTTTTCCAGCCTGTTCATCGTCTGCAAACCAGAACCATCATCAAAACCTAATCTCACTACCGGCCTGCCTCTTTCCATCGCATAAGCCAACGACCC contains:
- a CDS encoding LamG domain-containing protein is translated as MECGKNRIGKVLGCLLVFWWFLGWAGVVWADWSVWDEPVVYYDFESVQGDGTTLIKDRVGVNDLTLTTTGSGVTGTKTGIGAEAKYGRKAEFDGVDDYGIALDTAVFSQTGSFSVEAWVKFDTVSASESAFQTVVAKWDETLDIRSYRLIIQADADGRVWPKFQVSPDGTAAAIKTATGTTQILPNVWYLLQGYYNATSPGTIYLYVNGVREGSVSSVGTALSDTAADFYLGVTKTGAGSYTGYLDGSIDEVRVFSGTRDEGSLAYAMERGRPVVRLGFDDGSGLQTMNRLENYTRAALVNFPSDNSQWVAGNDNYALLFDGSDDYVDLGNHGRFQLGGAMTISAWVYVSSLGNYAIVSQPHTNGYTFQMTSGGELSFGPVGGSVVTSSGAGISAGEWTNVAVSYDGVNASFYVDGRLVSSPALSLWSVTGGSVFVGRAGATPNYFNGKMDDVLIYAYDRTLFEVYVDVIGAAVKFGKTQSLEPANAQVACPSGFVHVPGDPLYGTSDFCVMKYQAKCDADGDGVGDTASGAYASCNTGYDTWGNILSGCRCIEDMGGDVVSTPQGAPIARIAQNAGGSGVDARTYCQTQGWHLVTNNEWMTIARNLERLGSNWCALNGTGCGNSPGSQYLVAGHNDNGPALALQASTDDSQGCYGTVTKDVDPTCGNGATQRRTHYLSNGEVIWDLAGNVWEWTDDVVRGPNKPVGGGTSWVDWSSVSDYGVLSYDVLKPSDSSWDLNKRVGRYYQGGSSNIDYAFLRGANWNNGSNAGVFTLSLNNTPGNSGRSNIGFRCAVSP
- the avd gene encoding diversity-generating retroelement protein Avd; this translates as MIDQLIIFQKIYDLYLYTHRMVARFPKAQRFLLSNALLKTNMEMIRLTVIANSKPDRRAEQKKISVNLDLFRVYVRVAKDVGFLSIKKYGVVAEKINEIGRLLNAWMRVSRL